The following DNA comes from bacterium.
CGACTCTCATCTGGGTGAACGCCTCGCTGTAGAGCGAGTAATCCGATGTCCGCCTGCTCGAATAGGATGGTGTTATACCGTAGCAGTAATTACGGCCTTTACCGATCCGGACATTGAAATCCCACGGGAGCCGATTCTTGAGATGCCAGTTCAAATAGGCGCTTTCCATATACACCCTTCCCGGTGCTTCATTGATCTGAGGATGGATGTATACTTCGGTCAGCCAGTCGAATTCATCGTTTATTGTTTCCTTGAACTGGAATCCATACCGCTCGATACGCGAGGTGTACGTTTTATTCCAGACGATTGTGCGTGCCAGCAGGAATCCGTGAAATTCGGCCTGCGCATATACACTTGATGCTATTCCCAGTGTCATAAGGCCAATAAGTCCGGCTAGTACCAGTTTCTTTAACATGAATATCCTCCCCCGAGTTTTGTATAAGGTGAGCGATTGAATTCTTTTACCATAATTTCAAATAAGTACTGATGGTACAGTTCGTTTATCTTAATAGATCATAGACCTCCTTTCGCGGTCAAGGGTTCATTCGGATGAGAACGGCTGGACTTGTTACCAGCCATGACTTGATAAAAAAAGGTCCTTTTTCACAAACATGGCAATAATAAAAATATAGGAATCTGACAGATAAAATCACGTATTCTCATGATCTCACATCTTCCCGTCTGCGTGTTTTTGTTACAGGAGGAGAGAAGAGTGTGAAAACACACGGAAATTCTCTCTCAGATTTTTGTAACCTGTTTGTTATCGAGAATGGTTACATCATTCTTTTTAAGCGCCGAAACGGCAGCGTCGATGTCTTCGATCCGGAAAATGACTACTGCATTGTTAGAGGATTTCTCGACGAACGCATACATGTATTCGACGTTAATCCCCGCGTTGCCGAGAATCGCAAGGACATCGGAGAGACCGCCGGGTTTGTCCTTTACCTCGACTGCTATTACATCCGTTTCAGAGAGTGTGAAATTGGCTTGTTTCAATACTTCAAGCGCTTTGTCCGGTCGATCGACAATCAGCCGTAAGATACCGTAATCGCTCGTATCGGCCAGCGAGAGAGCCCTGATATTAATGCCATTGCCTCCAAGAACCTCTGTAACCTCACGGAGACGTCCGCTCCGGTTTTCTATGAAAATGCTGATCTGTTTGACTCTCAAAGCACCATCCCTCCTTACATCTTTCTATGGTCGGTTACCCGTTTGGCCTTGCCTTCCGACCGCTCAATGGTCTG
Coding sequences within:
- a CDS encoding ACT domain-containing protein, whose translation is MRVKQISIFIENRSGRLREVTEVLGGNGINIRALSLADTSDYGILRLIVDRPDKALEVLKQANFTLSETDVIAVEVKDKPGGLSDVLAILGNAGINVEYMYAFVEKSSNNAVVIFRIEDIDAAVSALKKNDVTILDNKQVTKI